From the Desulfovibrio sp. UIB00 genome, one window contains:
- a CDS encoding ATP-binding protein — translation MTVKSAAKDASRNEDWNSEALAAANVGLWVIDIDRNTGHISMLANPVTLRLLGASEEMTPAECFNFWVDRVDARSRPHLWAIHDEFIADAAMHEVRYQYNHPTWGLVPVRCGGRRISADHDDVVRIVGYHQDMTELHEAHQSLREGLVRLSLACRLGWLGVFEMARLENSGLDITGNDVFYEQFGINTASNAADRLELMGSRIVSEDQPKWRKLCDPAGWTAGGQEHLDLRVAHPRKGLRWYALAYEIVSGPGVLRIAGYVSDVTEARQHERILRDAKEAAEAANAAKSIFLANMSHEIRTPMNGIMGMAHLVLNTPLNPQQRDYVEKIHATCESLLDIINDLLDFSKIEANHLELENLPFEPRKELESVMSLLRPKVGHKLKDFILESRMDTRVPEVLSGDALRLRQILLNLGGNALKFSERGTVRLAVELLEQSDGKARLAFIVSDEGIGMSPDELARAFTPFSQADTSITRRFGGTGLGLSLCRRLIALMGGSISVQSEPGQGSVFRVELPFAVCSQDCAQEQAEESSGEEAAALQGLRVLLAEDGDINREIMEVLLEDMGITCISAVNGQEAVDIWNQRSAEVDIILMDVQMPVMDGYSATRNIRASNRPGAKTVPIIAMTAYAMRGDAERSMQEGMDAHLTKPVNLADLRRTLKLFSRNPAE, via the coding sequence ATGACCGTAAAAAGCGCTGCAAAAGACGCATCCCGCAACGAGGATTGGAACAGCGAAGCCTTGGCTGCGGCCAATGTGGGGCTGTGGGTCATTGATATCGACAGAAACACCGGTCATATATCCATGCTTGCCAATCCGGTGACCCTGCGCCTGCTCGGCGCAAGCGAAGAAATGACCCCTGCAGAATGCTTCAACTTTTGGGTGGACAGGGTTGATGCCCGTTCCCGTCCCCATCTTTGGGCCATCCATGACGAATTTATTGCAGACGCAGCCATGCACGAGGTGCGCTACCAGTATAACCACCCCACGTGGGGTCTGGTGCCTGTGCGCTGCGGCGGGCGGCGCATCAGCGCCGATCATGATGATGTGGTGCGGATTGTCGGTTATCATCAGGATATGACGGAGCTGCACGAGGCGCACCAAAGCCTGCGCGAGGGGCTTGTGCGGCTTTCGCTGGCCTGCCGTTTGGGCTGGCTTGGTGTTTTTGAGATGGCGCGCCTTGAAAATTCCGGTCTGGACATCACTGGCAATGATGTTTTTTATGAGCAGTTTGGCATCAATACGGCCTCGAATGCGGCTGACAGACTTGAGCTCATGGGTTCGCGCATTGTGAGCGAGGATCAGCCCAAGTGGCGCAAACTCTGCGACCCCGCAGGGTGGACGGCTGGCGGGCAGGAGCATCTGGATTTGCGGGTGGCCCACCCGCGCAAGGGTTTGCGTTGGTATGCCCTGGCCTATGAGATTGTGAGCGGGCCGGGAGTGCTGCGCATTGCCGGTTATGTCAGCGATGTGACCGAGGCGCGTCAGCACGAGCGCATTCTGCGCGATGCCAAGGAGGCCGCCGAAGCAGCCAATGCCGCCAAAAGCATTTTTCTGGCCAACATGAGCCACGAGATACGCACCCCCATGAACGGCATCATGGGCATGGCGCATCTGGTGCTCAACACCCCCCTGAATCCCCAGCAGCGCGATTATGTGGAAAAAATCCATGCAACCTGCGAATCGCTGCTGGATATCATCAACGATTTGCTGGATTTTTCAAAAATTGAGGCCAACCATCTGGAGCTGGAAAATCTGCCCTTTGAGCCGCGCAAGGAACTTGAGTCGGTCATGTCCTTGCTGCGGCCCAAGGTCGGGCACAAGCTCAAGGATTTCATCCTTGAGAGCCGCATGGATACTCGCGTGCCGGAAGTGCTTTCCGGCGATGCCCTGCGCCTGCGCCAGATTCTGCTGAATCTGGGCGGCAACGCTTTAAAATTTTCCGAGCGCGGCACGGTGCGCCTGGCCGTGGAGCTGCTGGAGCAAAGTGACGGCAAGGCGCGGCTGGCCTTTATTGTGAGCGATGAAGGCATTGGCATGTCGCCCGATGAACTGGCCCGCGCATTTACGCCCTTTTCGCAGGCGGATACGTCCATCACCCGCAGATTTGGCGGCACGGGGCTTGGCCTCTCTTTATGCCGCCGCCTGATTGCCCTCATGGGCGGGAGTATTTCCGTGCAGAGCGAGCCGGGGCAGGGGAGCGTTTTTCGTGTGGAACTGCCCTTTGCCGTTTGCAGCCAGGATTGCGCGCAGGAGCAGGCAGAAGAAAGCAGCGGGGAGGAAGCCGCAGCGCTTCAGGGCCTGCGGGTACTTTTGGCCGAAGACGGCGATATTAACCGCGAAATCATGGAAGTTCTACTGGAAGACATGGGCATAACCTGTATTTCTGCCGTCAACGGGCAGGAGGCCGTGGACATCTGGAATCAGCGGAGCGCGGAGGTTGATATTATCCTCATGGATGTGCAGATGCCGGTTATGGACGGCTATTCCGCCACGCGCAACATACGGGCCAGCAATCGGCCAGGGGCCAAAACTGTGCCCATTATTGCCATGACGGCCTATGCCATGCGGGGCGATGCGGAACGCAGCATGCAGGAAGGTATGGATGCGCACCTGACCAAGCCCGTTAACCTTGCCGATCTGCGGCGCACCCTCAAACTTTTCAGCCGCAACCCGGCAGAGTAG
- the gltX gene encoding glutamate--tRNA ligase, with product MTQVVTRFAPSPTGHLHIGGARTAIFCWLLARHSGGRFHLRIEDTDLLRSKQEYTDSILASMRWLGLDWDGELTYQTQRADVYNRYVDKLLETGHAYWCSCTPEEVEAMREEARQNGLKPRYNGRCRERNLGPGEGHCVRLKAPVAGKVVFDDLVKGKIAVDVTELDDMVIRRADGMPTYNMAVVVDDYEMGITHVVRGDDHVSNTPRQILIYEALGLPVPRFGHVPMILGPDRQKLSKRHGARAVIEYQQDGLLPQALVNYLVRLGWSHGNQELFTKEELIEYFDGTNLNPAAAAFDPAKLEWCNAHFMRELPLPELAALVAPFVEEAGLGTLPQEKLEPLCAMFRERANNLKALGEAFRPLVVPAAELSYVEKDTAKHFTDAGKAHLQALSAVFAACEPFTAEALEAALNAYVADNGLKFKEVAPPLRTALMGFMGGSHLNEIMAFLGKQETLARLQRAMG from the coding sequence ATGACTCAAGTGGTAACCCGATTTGCACCCAGCCCGACAGGGCATCTGCACATAGGCGGCGCACGCACCGCCATTTTTTGCTGGCTTCTGGCCCGTCACTCCGGCGGACGTTTTCATCTGCGCATTGAAGACACTGACTTGCTGCGCTCCAAGCAGGAATATACCGATTCCATTCTGGCCTCCATGCGCTGGCTTGGGCTGGACTGGGACGGCGAACTGACCTACCAGACCCAGCGGGCCGATGTGTATAACCGCTATGTGGACAAGCTGCTGGAAACAGGCCACGCCTACTGGTGCTCCTGCACGCCGGAAGAAGTGGAAGCCATGCGCGAAGAAGCACGCCAGAACGGCCTCAAACCGCGCTATAACGGGCGCTGCCGCGAACGGAATCTCGGCCCCGGCGAGGGGCACTGTGTGCGCCTCAAGGCGCCTGTGGCGGGAAAGGTGGTTTTTGACGACCTGGTGAAGGGCAAGATAGCCGTGGATGTCACCGAACTGGACGACATGGTTATCCGGCGCGCTGACGGCATGCCCACCTACAATATGGCCGTGGTGGTGGACGACTACGAAATGGGCATCACCCATGTTGTTCGCGGCGACGATCACGTTTCCAACACGCCGCGCCAGATTCTTATTTATGAAGCTCTGGGGCTGCCCGTGCCGCGTTTTGGGCATGTGCCCATGATCCTTGGCCCGGACCGGCAAAAGCTCTCCAAGCGCCACGGCGCGCGGGCTGTCATTGAGTACCAGCAGGACGGCCTCTTGCCTCAGGCTCTGGTGAACTACCTGGTGCGGCTTGGCTGGTCGCACGGCAATCAGGAGCTGTTCACCAAGGAAGAGCTGATCGAATATTTTGACGGCACCAACCTGAACCCTGCCGCAGCGGCCTTTGATCCGGCCAAGCTGGAATGGTGCAATGCCCATTTTATGCGTGAGCTGCCCTTGCCAGAACTGGCGGCGCTGGTTGCGCCCTTTGTGGAAGAGGCCGGGCTTGGCACACTGCCGCAGGAAAAGCTTGAGCCCTTGTGCGCCATGTTCCGCGAGCGGGCCAACAACCTCAAGGCGCTGGGCGAGGCCTTTCGCCCGCTGGTGGTGCCTGCCGCAGAACTCAGCTATGTGGAAAAGGACACGGCCAAGCATTTTACCGATGCGGGCAAGGCGCACTTGCAGGCCCTCTCGGCTGTTTTTGCCGCGTGTGAGCCTTTTACAGCTGAGGCTCTCGAGGCCGCGCTCAATGCCTATGTTGCCGACAACGGGCTGAAGTTCAAGGAAGTGGCCCCGCCCCTGCGCACGGCTCTCATGGGCTTTATGGGCGGCTCGCACCTCAATGAAATCATGGCCTTTCTGGGCAAGCAGGAAACCCTTGCCCGACTGCAACGGGCTATGGGCTAA
- a CDS encoding glycosyltransferase family 2 protein, which produces MPDLQGEDVAGAPCPIHSSRPLVSFFAAGRNVQEYVEQAMRSMLEQTVDDFELLMLDDGSTDKTYDVMMGVQDPRVQVLRNTEGQGIARSLNRLMSQCRGRYWAHMDADDICAPQRLEKQLQIMQANPDIGICGCHFVAFLPSGEGGLFRLPLDSENIKANLLFKAPMAHPFVTFDGDLFSRLGIQYSEKMVCALDYELYLRIFLRHPQMAFANVDDVLGFYRRHDAQISTARSTEQAQYAFRAQMQVFQALGVAPGNRLMMHHRHLYGGVPVETAEDMSGLVDWAVTLRMANATRKLFSSDLFNALLRDRLEAAMQRSPHLAQPHMWRLQKWNCQQ; this is translated from the coding sequence ATGCCGGATCTACAGGGCGAGGATGTCGCGGGCGCGCCATGCCCGATCCATAGCAGCAGACCGCTGGTGTCTTTTTTTGCGGCAGGCCGCAATGTGCAGGAGTACGTGGAACAGGCCATGCGCTCCATGCTTGAGCAGACGGTTGACGATTTTGAACTGCTCATGCTGGATGACGGCTCCACCGACAAAACCTACGATGTCATGATGGGCGTGCAGGACCCGCGCGTGCAGGTATTGCGCAATACGGAGGGGCAGGGCATCGCGCGCAGTCTCAACCGGCTTATGTCCCAGTGCCGGGGACGGTACTGGGCGCACATGGACGCGGACGACATCTGCGCTCCACAGCGCCTGGAAAAGCAGCTTCAGATCATGCAGGCAAACCCCGATATTGGTATCTGTGGGTGTCATTTTGTGGCCTTTCTGCCATCTGGTGAGGGCGGGCTTTTCAGGCTGCCGCTTGATTCAGAAAACATCAAGGCCAACTTGCTCTTCAAAGCGCCGATGGCGCATCCTTTTGTGACCTTTGACGGGGATCTTTTTTCCCGCCTCGGCATACAGTATTCTGAAAAAATGGTCTGCGCTCTGGATTACGAGCTTTACCTCAGGATATTTCTGCGTCATCCGCAGATGGCTTTTGCCAATGTGGATGATGTGCTCGGGTTTTATCGCAGGCATGACGCACAGATTTCCACGGCCCGCAGCACAGAGCAGGCGCAATATGCCTTCAGGGCGCAGATGCAGGTATTCCAGGCGCTGGGTGTTGCGCCTGGCAACCGCCTGATGATGCATCACCGCCATCTGTATGGCGGCGTCCCAGTTGAAACCGCTGAAGATATGTCTGGGCTTGTGGATTGGGCTGTCACCCTGCGCATGGCCAACGCAACCAGAAAACTTTTTTCGTCTGATCTGTTCAATGCCCTGTTGCGTGATCGGCTGGAGGCCGCCATGCAGCGCAGTCCTCATCTGGCACAGCCCCACATGTGGCGGCTGCAAAAGTGGAATTGTCAGCAATGA